A DNA window from Choloepus didactylus isolate mChoDid1 chromosome 9, mChoDid1.pri, whole genome shotgun sequence contains the following coding sequences:
- the LOC119543756 gene encoding proto-oncogene FRAT1-like: MGCTAPGGAKTPSGTGRGPRPSAPRLAPPRREVEDPGSRMSCSARGAGELRAQQVAGLAVGSSALSGLGHAGPGANFSPAQSPLRSAGCPAAPGTPFPGPNRRAWLRGAAEARGLGEHRPSSSPGRSCPSSRFCPPPTHAGEAPPSPSRRLCLGRSPTSSPRCSEGNLESAGNCSDTQPTPLRSALALLKRSCSYQSPASPSPRKPRAATACREQS; this comes from the exons ATGGGATGCACTGCTCCCGGTGGTGCTAAAACCCCGAGTGGGACGGGGCGGGGTCCCCGGCCAAGCGCCCCCCGGCTGGCCCCTCCGCGGAGGGAGGTCGAGGACCCAGGGAGTCGGATGTCCTGCTCCGCCCGGGGCGCGGGTGAGCTCAGAGCGCAGCAGGTCGCTGGCCTCGCCGTGGGTTCAAGTGCGTTATCGGGGCTGGGCCACGCGGGCCCGGGAGCGAACTTCTCCCCTGCACAGTCTCCTCTTCGGAGTGCTGGGTGCCCTGCCGCTCCTGGGACCCCCTTCCCTGGCCCTAACCGGCGCGCCTGGCTCCGGGGCGCTGCTGAAGCGCGCGGGCTAGGCGAACACCGGCCCTCTTCGAGCCCGGGGAGAAGCTGCCCATCGTCCCGCTTCTGTCCGCCCCCGACCCACGCCGGAGAGGCTCCCCCAAGCCCGTCGCGGAGGCTCTGCCTGGGAAGAAGTCCTACTTCCTCTCCACGCTGCTCCGAGGGGAATTTGGAATCGGCAGGAAATTGCTCAGACACCCAGCCTACGCCTTTGCGGTCGGCCCTCGCTTTGCTGAAGAGAAGCTGCTCCTACCAGAGTCCTGCTTCCCCCTCCCCCCGAAAGCCCCGCGCAG CCACTGCCTGCAGAGAGCAATCGTGA